A window of Dysidea avara chromosome 1, odDysAvar1.4, whole genome shotgun sequence genomic DNA:
GTCAACTTTAGTGTCAGTGTTTGTGACTTCATTTCAGATGACAAGACAGTCACCACCAAGTTGACTGAAGTTGATGTCattactggaatggactacttcACAGTTTTCACTTAAGGTCAGAACCAACTGTAGGTCACTTCACAACAGGATCTGTGAAATTTGCAGTAATATTAAAGCCCTACATTCTCTACCATCAGTACCATGCCATTTCTGTTGATGAAGTGAAAGTTTCCTTTTCTGAAGATGTTATTAGTTTGCGCATGTGTGTACACCtgtgatgtgtgtatgtgcgtgtgtgtatgtagtgtagtgtagtgtagtgagtgtgtatgtagtgtagtgtagtgagtGTGTATATTGTATATTGTATTAATTCTATACCTTTCCCTTCTATTAATCATTCCACACTTTAGCTACATAGTTATAGAAATTGCAGAGTTGTTATTCTATGTTTCATGTTACCACTTACTGTCAGAGTTTGAATCATGACTCTAACTCATTACATTTTACTCATTACTTCTAACGTGTCACAGTTAGTGCATATTACATGTTACCCTGAGGATAATATCAATTACATACAGCTTGTTTTACATTTGTTTATTACCAAGCTTCAAACTAAACCCAACATTCTAAATCCAGGctcccagcctacaactacaagtgaaaCATGCATTTCTCTGGTGTGGCCACTAACTAATCAAGGGTGGTTGCTAGTCAAAGGTGGCTATACAAGTTAAGGACGTCCATGTTGAATGGTAAAATGTGGCCATACACTAGTCAAGGATGGTCACTATTCAAGGGTGGATAGTGGTTAGCAGTCAACTGTGGTTAGCAATTTGATCCTCCAGCACAAAGtaaaatgcatgcatataaGCAGAGTTGGGGAGTGacatgttacataataatattacttttgcaGTAACCAGTAATGTAATGCATTATATGACGAAATACTGTATATGACGAATATTACATATGGAAATTTGTAACATGTTCTTTTTGATGTACATTGTACCCAGCACATGATTGGTTGAATTTTGGGCCCTGTCAGCACTGGAGACAGCATTACGGTCAAGAACAAAGAGTAATAGGGAGTGCCCTTGAGACCAAGGTACTATGTTTTAGAGATACCCTTGACTAGTGACCACCCTTAATTAGTATCCACCCTTGAATAGTGATCACCCTTAACTAGTGACCACCCTTAACTACTAGCCACCCTTGACTAGTGACCACCCTTAACTACTAGCCACCCTTGACTAGTGACCACCCTTAACTACTAGCCACCCTTGACTAGTGACCACCCTTAACTACTAGCCACCCTTGACTAGTGACCACCCTTAACTACTAGCCACCCTTGACTAGTGACCACCCTTAACTAGTAGCCACCCTTGACTAGTGACCACCCTTAACTAGTAGCCACCCTTGACTAGTGACCACCCTTAACTAGTAGCCACCCTTGACTAGTGACCACCCTTAACTAGTAGCCACCCTTGACTAGTGACCACCCTTAACTAGTAGCCACCCTTGACTAGTGACCACCCTTAACTAGTAGCCACCCTTGACTAGTGGCCACCCTTAACTAGTAGCCACCCTTAACTAGTCGCCACCCTTAACTAGTAGCCACCCTTAACTAGTAGCCACCCTTAACTAGTAGCCACCCTTAACTAGTAGCCACCCTTAACTAGTAGCCACCCTTAACTAGTCTCCACCCTTAACTAGTCGCCACCCTTAACTAGTAGCCACCCTTAACTAGTAGCCACCCTTAACTAGTAGCCACCCTTAACTAGTCGCCACCCTTAACTAGTCGCCACCCTTAACTAGTCGCCACCCTTAACTAGTAGCCACCCTTAACTAGTAGCCACCCTTAACTAGTAGCCACCCTTAACTAGTCTCCACCCTTAACTAGTCGCCACCCTTAACTAGTAGCCACCCTTAACTAGTAGCCACCCTTAACTAGTAGCCACCCTTGTATTCAATATAGTGACCAAATCAGTATTTTgttctgtgtgttctattagagtaattgaactatTTGAATGTTTATTGATTAAAGTTGGCTTGTAAAAGTGTTGTTCTGACTTACAGGTCCCTTACCAAATATGAGTATAGTTAACCTTAACTATACCAGAACACATGATGATGGAGTAGTTGCTCTTTCTTACAAGGATAGATGATTCCTTGGACTTGATGACTTCTTTGATGGAGTTGGTGATATTGTTAAAGTACTGAGAAACATGTTAGTAGAGACAgtgatgtacatgtaatgttacTAGTAATATAGTGGTTGTGTTGAATTAGTGTCTACCACTGACGTTAACTGATTGTGTGTCCATCTGGTTTTTCAATTAATCACATAATGATAAAGTTTACCGTGTGTTATGGCCAATAGAACGAGTGCAATTAATCCTAAAtcacatgacttgtttctagtaattgcACTAAAAGGTAGCCAACCATAATAGGAGAATACAGAAGCCTTTAAGTGCAACATGGTAACTACATCACTACTAGTGAATCAAAATCACACTGATCGTAATGGCTTCGTATAGCAACAGTGAGTTATTAGGATGGCTGAAAAAATCATTTTAGAAGATTTTCTTGCCCAATAGGACATAGTGTACCTCATGGAATTCTACCAGTGAGGTGAAACTTTCCATTGATAGAGATGTTGTTGGTGTGTACACAATgctacaagtgtgtgtgtgtgtgtgtgtgtgtgtgtgtgtgtgtgtgtgtgtgtgtgtgtgtgtgtgtgtgtgtgtgtgtgtgtgtgtgtgtgtgtgtgtgcatgcctgCATTTGTATGTGCATGTAAATTTGTGTTTTTTACATCATAAATATCACACCTTTAATTAGCCACATTATAACAAATATACATTGTGTTAAGTGTACATAGAATATGCAACCGCTTACATTTTAACTTAACTAATTTACTTTATGCTGAAAATCAAAGTACCAACCACCCTTGATTAGTAATCAGCCTTGTGTAAGTGACCACCCCTGACTGATGACCACCCCTTGACTAAGTGTGTAACTTAACCAATTTGACTAGTGGTCACCCTTGACAAGAAGCCAtcttgtttccttgagcaagaaacattGCTTAAgtttacccagctgtataatgaCCCGACCTAATATCAACTGGGaagctgtaacatcaataatGGTTGACTATGCCCAACTATCCTGGTCTCACTTAGTGGTTTTATGGGGTTGTTATTGAACTTCAGGTTCTATGGCCTCTTTGAGATCTAGACATTCCAGGGATCGACCATGTCCCAAGTGgggcagcaatagctgtgtttcagaTGGCTTTTGGAGATTTGTttttgctctgtgtgtgtgttgtgtttgcaagcaaatgtgtgtgcatgtatgtatacatgtgtgttaGGGTTGAGACAAATACTGTAGTTCAAGGTTTTAATGCTTCGTTTGGTTTCATAGCATTTGGATGCTGCTTTATCCCACCAATGCTTCTTTTAATGGATACTAACAAGTTAAACCAGTTGCATAAGTATTGTCACTCAttgtggaagctgccatttACTATTTTTGGTtagttatagtttaaacaaGGTTGTActggagctataacaaagtgtgGGAGTTCGTACATCCTATTAACCATCAATTGTGTTCATTTATCGTTGACATATCAAAGCTTCGGAGTTTCAGTAACATTTTTAAGAGAAGCTTTGGAAGATGTATTTGAACATTCGTGtacgtgcgtgtgcgtgtgtgtgtgtgtgtgtgtgtgtgtgtgtgtgtgtgtgtgtgtgtgtgtgtgtgtgtgtgtgtgtgtgtgtgtgtaagcatgcatgtgtgtgtgcataaggAAGCATAGCCACGTAGGTAGAGCATCAGCCTGCTAATTGAAAGGTACCAGTTTGATCCCCAAGTTGTTATTACTTCCTTTAGTaggaaactttactcacattgctccagcctacccagctgtataatgggttAGGAGGTCGTCATTGAACTCCTAAGATCTAGACAATCCAGAGATTGACCATGTCCCCAGTACTCTTTAGTTGGGTAGTAGTAGCTGTGTTTCACATGACTGCTGCATGGGGCCTtgtattttgtagttttgttttttgctttttgtttgtgtacttacatgcgtgtatgtgtgtgtaacaTTCTTGGAGATCATCTGTATAATATACAGTAATATACTAATGTGTAATTGTTTTAATAAATAATTTGAGTATTTGGTCATGTGAGCTACATTGATATACATATTGGGGATATGTTTCTAATTTACAACTTTGTTTGATTATAGCATGGCATGTGTCAAAATTTGACATCCCTGAGGGCTCACTGTAAAAGTAAGAAGGGGCATTCACCATCCGGATACATGTCTTGGGTTTTGAAGACCACTGGTTATCTGTGTAAGAAGACTGGAACATCCACATGTGATTGTTACCAGTAATAGTGTATTATGAATGGTTTTGTCTATGTAAGCTTGATATGTATGAAATATGGTTTAAATAATTTCAAAACCATGAAACTAGGCAGTTTGCTGTAACTATGTGttgtatacaaaaattaatacatGTAGGCATGTAGCTATCAAATAGTATTAGCTAACTTACTTAGAGTTCATGTACAGTAATTTCTATAGCAAAAAGTGATAGTTATTGTTATAGTTAAACTCCCTCCTTGTAATTtacaattttgttattgttgGATGACTACAAAATGTTTACTGTATAGCAAATTTTTGAAGGGATATATAGTTGGTGCACGTTCACCTGAATCattcatactaaatgtatgggatatttttaaaacctCATAACTGACTTGTTTTTGACAGTATCAaagtatcaaagcacttttttgataACAGTTCCGGCATTAAAGGGCTTCACaatgctactaaatgtttgggcagctggcccttgtaacaagagttattgaCAATAAACAAGGGCTCAGGTAAACACAAACAGAATTTCAATTTTCGTGGATTGACAGCTATATGCATAAAAACTTCCTTCCTCAAAATTTGGCATTGGTTGAGTGTTAGAAACGCACAAAAGATTGAGTAGTTTTTGTGAATTTGTGGCTCAATGATGATAATAATGCTATGATATACTTGTTTCTCATGTGAAGGTATTTATGCAACTTGAGTTGTGCACTGCCTAAACAATGCAAAGATATTTTGGTGTATGTTGTGCATTTATAAATACTATAAGTAAGTGCATGTAAGTAATTACGTAAGTAGGTGCGTttacatgtatattatgtacCTACTGTGAGTGTAAGCAGAAATGTATTGTTCTATAATGCACAAGTACACaacaaaatttggaattttaaactagagtagggaccatagcacatcagtaaaaattactgaaacaagttggagtagtccatgatattaaatcacagtaaaacaataagaagtgctatatcagTACAAGTGTATATGTTAGCAGCAGCTATGCAATTTGCTGGCTTGTCAAAGTTTGCGGCTAGCAGTAAGACACCTGTGTACAGGTCTCTTAGCAGAATAAAAATCCTGCATACAAGCATATATATACTTTGAAAAGATGCCATAGTCGGATTGTCTAAACCATACAGTATATAACAGTGTCCTCACACTGCACACATATGCATGaacgcacacatgcacaaactACACAATTATATGTAGACGACAAGAAGTAGCTTTTTGCATATCCTAATTGTTGAAAAACAACTGTAGTTTCTTTACTGAAATGCTTAAACCTATAATGAATTGCAATTGATTCTCCATTAATCAAGGAATCCCACCCCCGTATCTTAAAGCATGTGGAAGGCTAACATTAATATTCTGGTATGCGTGTTGTCCATTCATCATGGTGAATAGTCGACCCCATGTGAAGAACATTATTTTACAGTACAAAAATTTATAATACTGTACGTAGAAATATTTAAGTGCCTATATAGtagaaccccaaactacagcCAATAGTAGACACATTCATACATAGACTTTATATATAAAATGCACACAAGGCAAAAAGTAGTATTCAATATCATGCATATGTTTCTTTACAGAGTAACTTCCTCTTCAATATGTGCAGCTGTAGAttgtaattgtttagttttCTTCACAGCAGTTAGAAGCACTGTCCACGTCTTAGGATCACCATGATCAGTACACAGCCATTCTTCCAGTAAACAGAAGCAGCAATCTAATGGATCATGTTTGCACTTCACTCTGATAATGTCAACTTCACAGAAACTAAAATTTAAGTTGTAAGCTAGCTTGTCCCAGTGTGCTGCAACCTTATGGTAGACAACATTCAGCAGTTGTTTCATTGTAGGCTCTAATAACACTACAATTACACATAACCTGTGCTGAGGGTATTGTACTAACCTTGATCAAGTATTTCTTTACTACCTGATGTGCTGCTGTGATCAGGTGAAGTAGCCCAGGAATGGTGTGCTATATAGCATAAACATTAACATCTGTGTACGTATGTTTGGTGAATACGTTTTTGCAAACAGTCAATGTACGTACGGTTGTGTAATATCCCAGTATTATTTGCATCCTTTATTTACTTTTGTGTTGATTATACTAGtcacgtgcatgtgtgtagcaCAAAAATCTTTGTACTGCATCATTTAAACTGCAATAACGAAATCCATGGGACTATTAGCATTAAAATTTATGCACAAACTGAATTGTGTATTTTAGTGGTCTGCCAACTAAAAATATTAAATCCACAACACATGTAATggctatactgtacatatttatGAACACTATACACAAAGCACATACAAGCCTTAATAGTTCTTTCCTTTCCCAGCAAACACCTTATTTCTGCTGCAGCATTAACAAGTTCAGGAATTTGATTAAGCACATCCAACAATTTGCTGTAGGTCTTGGGGAATACTCCTCTACTAGAAGTGATCCAATTCTCAAACAGAGTAGTACAACACTGTCAGGGATCACCCTTGTGTTTCTTCTCCAATTCCTTCTTAAAAGCAACATCATATTCTAAGTAAACCAGTACCACATGCCAGTAAGCTGATACTTTTGGTACAATTATATCATTGATCAGTTTCATATCAGAAATAGACAACTCTTCAGCTAATACACAAAATCACAGATGACACCAGTGTAACTTTAGTCTACATACAGTACCTTACCATCTGAATTAAAATGCATTTGTTCATGATCAGTGACATCGCATGTTACTACCTGGGAGCATAATCCTGCATAGAAATTTACTACATTATAGCATCTGAGAACAGTGGAATtaagtgtgtatgtatatgcaaCACATGTAAGAACTGAGCATTTAAAACTGACTATACTACATACAAAGTTCGTACTTTACATATACGTGTGTACCTTTTGAGTCTATTCCACAAGGAATGTACCTAGCCTTGGGTATCTCAACAACAGGATTCCTTTTACAGCAATATAAATACATTTCATCTTTACTATATGGAACATGAGGAGGATCATTGAGTGGGCAGTACGGACAGGAAACAAATACCACGGGTTTAGTAGCTGATGGTAGATAAAAGTCCATTAATTCTTGCAGACTATTTTCTAACTGTAGGAGCAATTCTTGGAAGCTTTCCAAAATTGAGTGTTGCAGTTTCTTTTCCTGCCAACATGACTCCAACTGACTGACAATTAGTTTTAGCTGAGAGAATTTTTGATTATAGACAAGACGGTAAACTTGAAATTTTCCCAAAGCAAACTGACCAAAACCATATTGAATGCTACAAAGATTACGGTATTAAATAAGACAAACCACAAATTTATGCAAGACTTACTTGTGAATACCAAATTCTTTTTCAACTGACCATGATATAAACCTGACTAGCAGTTGGTTCAGTACACTCTCTGGAAGGTACTGGTCAGGAAATGAGTACAGGAGTACTTGATCTTTTTCATTTAGTTCATACGAGGAACTTTTGGGATCACAAATAAGTAGAGAAGGAACAATAAATAACCTTTTCCTTGATTCAGAATGTTGAGTTTCCCCTAAAAAGCTTGTCTTGCTTGGCACTTCCGTTAAAAGATCGAATTTCTTCATTATGGCAATGACGGTGGTTTTATGATCTAGGTAACTACCTTTTTCTAAAACATAGTCAAAGAAATCTTCCTCTAGTATAGCATGAGTGCTGTACCTCTTCCAAGCGTGTTGAAGTGAAAAACCTTTAGGAACTGAGTCATGCACATTAACAACTGTAGCAAACAAATCCGATAACCACTGGGGAGAAATAAAAACTAAACTAGAGATATCAGGAACATCTGGGAAATGCAAGAGAACACCACGTTGAGAACAATATTCAAGTGCTGCTGTAATAGCATCACTGTCCTTATCACCAACAATTCCAGATTGATTGGCTAAATGTGTAAACACTGTAGTGTCTATCAAATTAGCTCCTTCTTCTACTTCATCCCCAATTAATTCTTCTAGTTTCAAGTAGCTTATGGGACGTTTCTCTTCAAGAGCTGGTGTAGCTGCTTTTAGTACCACAAGCTGCAACCTTGCAATAGCATATTTAAACTTTTTACGATTTTTGTTGCTGATTAAATGAAAAGCTTCTTCATTTTTATCAGGTAAATGCTCAGCATATGGCTTGTCAAACAGTGACTCACGAATAATATCTACAACACTTTGTTGTTTGGCAACGGATAACTTTTCAGCATGAGTACAGCAAATAATAACAGTGGGTGAACGTCGAGACATACACCCAATGGGAACAACAGACATTCCAAAACGTGCACTAATTGACTGCAGCCAAAAGTGGACAGCTTCAAGTGTTGTCATCATCCCTGCTGCTGTTTTTCTTTCCCTAGTATATTGAAGTTCTTCACGAGGTACTATGGGATCATCCAACTTCACTGAAGCATTAATAGTTAAAACTATTACATCATGTTTCTTTAGAAATAAAAGCTGAAAACTAAAAAATCTCAACTGACCTGCAAAATCAGATATAGCAGCTTTAGCTGACAGTTTCTCAGCTTTGTTGCCATAGACAACCTTTACAGTCCCTTTAACACCATCATCCTCATTTGGAAAGTCTGGTGTAACCTGTGAAGGACTAGAGGAACCATTTTCTTTACAATCTGCAGATGCTATTGTTGAATATTGATTATTGCTTCCTCCATTGCTGCTTATGGATGATGTGGGTGCAGTGTCTGGTAGATCTCTTACATCATCAGTGAGTAAATTATTTGGCTGATCAATCACTGGTTGTATAAGACTTTGCAGTTTCTCATAGAGTTCTCTAGTATATTCTTTATCCAGCAAAGTTTTAAGTTCTGTCGCAGTTGCTTCTTTCCAATCTATCGCAACAGATTTGTCCAGTTTTATTATTTCTGGTACTTTTTCCTCACTATTGGGCTCAAGCCAGCTAAGAAAGTAATTTACCAAGGCACGGAAAGTCAATGATGTTCCAATGGTTGATGGCTCATTTGGATCAAAAGGCTTTCCTAACATAGTACGTACAGTGCTGGTCTTGCCAGCACCTTCAGCACCAACAAAGGTAACTTTGTAAAAACGCGAAGCTGCTTTTCCTGAAGCACATTGTTTGTGGTACTCTGCTATCAACTTACTGTCAAAGTTTAGTACAATTAGTTTGTCAGCAGATATAAACAAACCACTGTTAGGAGGACAAGAAAAGAGTTGCGCGCTTTGGTACTTTCCATCACATTCACCATGATGTGTTTCTTCCTATTAGACATAAACACAGTTTTTATGAACAACGTAAATGTATGTTCAGGAAAggatgtacatatacatgtagtcATTTGCTATATAAGCACTGCAGTCATTGTGGGTTCATATGACACGTATGTCACCACACATGACTCAGTAGTAGTCGAATCACAGTAGAAAAACAACTACTCAAACAAGTACTAGTGTCAGAAGATAGATTTCAAAACTTCTTTCTAGTGATTTACTGTCATAGTATAAGGCAATTCATGCAAACAAGTGGAGGGTTCACTGTttacatacataacatacagtatgtacataccaACAGTTGAACTCCAAAATATTCTCCTTTCATGGAAGGAAGTATACCTCTGAACTTGATAACAGCTTTCAGTGGAATAGAACAGTGATCCAACTTGACGTATACTTCATCACCAACTTGTAGAGCTGAAATTTGGTCCAGTAGGCTTAACTTTTTAATGAGTAATTCAAGTCTCATAGTTGGTTTAACTGGTATTAGTAGGGGTAGAAGTACTGATGGAATTCTGATTATATCATCAGCCTTGCAGGAGATTCTGGTGGTAGTACTATCCATCAAAAACCAACCTGATCTTCCCTTACAAACAACAATGTTGCCTTTTCTAACAATTTCTTTCAAAGGTGACAATACAGTGTGCTGGCGACAGTCTTTTATGAACAAATAACCCTATAACAGATTTACATGTTCAACACCTGTATACGTGTATACACACAATAACAGGGGAGAATGGAAGGGGCTTCCTGGGGTTTTGAGAACCCTCCTTTGAAATTTGTACTTGAGGACTTGCAGTAGGAACACCAAATATCATGTTTGGTGATACAGAAAAAGAAAGAATAGTGTAGTGCTACAGATACGTTTTACATAagtacatatataataatttCTAGGTTGTATATACACAGAAACAAAGgtacgtacatgtacatgctttgttttgttttgttttcaatTTCTTTCATGGAAGGCTGTACTTGTGGGTGAGCTATAATTGATATACCCAACCTCAGTAGCAGCAGTTCCATAAAAGAATGCTTTTGAAACTTTGTGTGTATATAATGCCTCATCAGCATTGAAttctaattattttattttagcaTAAACACTCAGTATAGCCATTCTTCCATACAAGAGCATACAAAgaacaattacaaaaacaatgtacaagatctgcaagaatcctaCTTAttagtgcaagcctaaatttacggTAAAATGCAATCAATGCAATGGGTGAAAAtcaattccataaatttttgaaCACTTGTTTCAAAATGAGGGAAGGTGACAGACAACGGTGAAAAGCTTGGTAGCATCGTGACCCTCAAAgtaagaggagttccaaaaccTTTTATTTCATGCCAATATTCCCAAGGAGATGAAGATATGAGTGTTGGTCTGCCTCGCATTGGATGAGCAGTTCACtactgtttttttttccttAAGCTTCCACCTTTACCCTGGTTGTAGGaagggcctggaagacaaacTTACCtagcaatggatttgcctcaTGGAGAACCCAATAGCATAggtggatctgaggggggggAAAGGGAGGCATTGCCCTACCCcagcccttctcttgcccctcTTGGATTTACAGAACTATATTGACACCAGAAacaggaatcatgcattcacactgtattcagaagtgcAGAAAGTCAATGGCCAAGTAGAAGACAGCAGTTATAAATGCAGTTTATTTTACAGCTATACactgtacactgtgaagaaagTGAGGCTAATAAgattgaatttttgtgctgagaatgaggtactctaatagagcagttactactcttagactaatagaacagtcacaattctaatgtcatgaattaatttctttttttgaaaattaccataacaggttttatctcagcAAAGCATAGCTCAATAACTACCAAAAATGCTCcaaaattcaaacctaggaagTCTAAGTTTAAAAATTCTCTCAGAAGATATCCAACTAGAGTCTTAGAAAGTGCATGcccttcattcatccagctaaaGTTATGTGAATGAATATATCTTGTGTACTAGAGTTAAAATCTTCTTCTCTTAGTATAATAAGCACTGTTTTATCCTAAAACTTCTTGCTCCCTCCCCCCAACAGTgtttcctagatccgcctatgcctGATAGTATAAGTTGTATAAGTTTCACCTCTGTAGAGGACTGGATTCATAAGGTATgaaagtgcctgtagtttaatTGTCACAgactgtacaaattgaattttctgttgttgccactttaTAACGCTGTAACTTCTATATAGAGctgaaacttcggttgaccattcctttggctatctaaagaaaatgtaataaaatgtaaGTAAAGAAATGCACTAACATGTGGGactcttgcagatccggtcacatacatatataagCACACACATGTACTAAAAATTAATAATAGTTATAGCatatgggcacaatgtggaaTCTATAGAATTTATGCACACAAGTGAAGTGAGGGTGTTACTAAGAGCCTGGGGGTTTATAAAttccatagactccacattaTGCCTGTATAACTTGGCTGCTGTGGACTCTACTTTACATTAAACTCAAATTAGTTACCACTCCATGGCTGCTTCTGCTATAGCATTAGTAAAAGTGGCTGGATCTTTTGCAATGACAACCATACATACTCACATGACACAATTTAGTGCCCCATTACATCACAGCATGTTATGAATGCATATTCACTGGgaaaacctagattttgagcatgtaTATTATGCCTGAAGACGTGGAATgcattagaaaacaaggtggaatGTATGAGATtgattacccacccaaaacagcctctATAAACACTTAAACATAAATGTGTCATGAGGTTGGGATATGGAAGAGGATACTGAGCTCCTAAATAATGTACACAGTAGCAGagttttaaaaatgtgtatggCAAACATGTATGGTACTGATTTACGTGCACTTACATAGGTAGCAAGTAATTCTGCTATAGTGTGCTTCTGATGTTTTCTTGCAGTGTCATATGCCGCGTCACCATTCTATTGATATCATTACAATCACATGAGTGCATGTGCACACATACGTACTTTGTTGGTTAGATCAATAGGAAATTTATTGTCTAATATCCAATCAACAAGAACtggtttatcatgtttagctgcTATGTGTAGAATGCTGTCACCATTCTAGAGCAAAATTGCACACATTTACATTATTACAGCAGTTTGATGTTATGCTAcatacttctaaaaaccaggcacacaGTTAAAACTATCCCTAAAAAGTAATTCAATCAACTATGTACACATGCACCATGCAATTAATTATTTAAATTGTAATGGATGTATTTTACAATTTACCAATTATTTTGTATAGCATCAATTACATTGATATACATTGCTATGGAAGTATAACTCAAATAAAAGCACAAAATAATGCACATAAGTAAAAATCACAAACTTCTGTATAAAAGTGATTTCATGTA
This region includes:
- the LOC136256917 gene encoding uncharacterized protein isoform X1; protein product: MASISDDQHGSVSIQPRGGGSSPVHLKEISIDDKEYDILWAAEEGKLHELQKLQSKENNFHIVDWDGWTALHCAAGEGHLGCIKWLVSNTSLMIDHKTNGGNNVLHLAALYGHLNILKWIKEKQLITMSVTNNGGNNILHLAALYGHLNIVQWIKEKQLIIMSVSNKHGQNILHLATMCDSSVTLHWIIRNKLISVDSTDKNGDSILHIAAKHDKPVLVDWILDNKFPIDLTNKNGDAAYDTARKHQKHTIAELLATYGYLFIKDCRQHTVLSPLKEIVRKGNIVVCKGRSGWFLMDSTTTRISCKADDIIRIPSVLLPLLIPVKPTMRLELLIKKLSLLDQISALQVGDEVYVKLDHCSIPLKAVIKFRGILPSMKGEYFGVQLLEETHHGECDGKYQSAQLFSCPPNSGLFISADKLIVLNFDSKLIAEYHKQCASGKAASRFYKVTFVGAEGAGKTSTVRTMLGKPFDPNEPSTIGTSLTFRALVNYFLSWLEPNSEEKVPEIIKLDKSVAIDWKEATATELKTLLDKEYTRELYEKLQSLIQPVIDQPNNLLTDDVRDLPDTAPTSSISSNGGSNNQYSTIASADCKENGSSSPSQVTPDFPNEDDGVKGTVKVVYGNKAEKLSAKAAISDFAGQLRFFSFQLLFLKKHDVIVLTINASVKLDDPIVPREELQYTRERKTAAGMMTTLEAVHFWLQSISARFGMSVVPIGCMSRRSPTVIICCTHAEKLSVAKQQSVVDIIRESLFDKPYAEHLPDKNEEAFHLISNKNRKKFKYAIARLQLVVLKAATPALEEKRPISYLKLEELIGDEVEEGANLIDTTVFTHLANQSGIVGDKDSDAITAALEYCSQRGVLLHFPDVPDISSLVFISPQWLSDLFATVVNVHDSVPKGFSLQHAWKRYSTHAILEEDFFDYVLEKGSYLDHKTTVIAIMKKFDLLTEVPSKTSFLGETQHSESRKRLFIVPSLLICDPKSSSYELNEKDQVLLYSFPDQYLPESVLNQLLVRFISWSVEKEFGIHNIQYGFGQFALGKFQVYRLVYNQKFSQLKLIVSQLESCWQEKKLQHSILESFQELLLQLENSLQELMDFYLPSATKPVVFVSCPYCPLNDPPHVPYSKDEMYLYCCKRNPVVEIPKARYIPCGIDSKGLCSQVVTCDVTDHEQMHFNSDAEELSISDMKLINDIIVPKVSAYWHVVLVYLEYDVAFKKELEKKHKGDP
- the LOC136256917 gene encoding uncharacterized protein isoform X2 translates to MHGQNILHLATMCDSSVTLHWIIRNKLISVDSTDKNGDSILHIAAKHDKPVLVDWILDNKFPIDLTNKNGDAAYDTARKHQKHTIAELLATYGYLFIKDCRQHTVLSPLKEIVRKGNIVVCKGRSGWFLMDSTTTRISCKADDIIRIPSVLLPLLIPVKPTMRLELLIKKLSLLDQISALQVGDEVYVKLDHCSIPLKAVIKFRGILPSMKGEYFGVQLLEETHHGECDGKYQSAQLFSCPPNSGLFISADKLIVLNFDSKLIAEYHKQCASGKAASRFYKVTFVGAEGAGKTSTVRTMLGKPFDPNEPSTIGTSLTFRALVNYFLSWLEPNSEEKVPEIIKLDKSVAIDWKEATATELKTLLDKEYTRELYEKLQSLIQPVIDQPNNLLTDDVRDLPDTAPTSSISSNGGSNNQYSTIASADCKENGSSSPSQVTPDFPNEDDGVKGTVKVVYGNKAEKLSAKAAISDFAGQLRFFSFQLLFLKKHDVIVLTINASVKLDDPIVPREELQYTRERKTAAGMMTTLEAVHFWLQSISARFGMSVVPIGCMSRRSPTVIICCTHAEKLSVAKQQSVVDIIRESLFDKPYAEHLPDKNEEAFHLISNKNRKKFKYAIARLQLVVLKAATPALEEKRPISYLKLEELIGDEVEEGANLIDTTVFTHLANQSGIVGDKDSDAITAALEYCSQRGVLLHFPDVPDISSLVFISPQWLSDLFATVVNVHDSVPKGFSLQHAWKRYSTHAILEEDFFDYVLEKGSYLDHKTTVIAIMKKFDLLTEVPSKTSFLGETQHSESRKRLFIVPSLLICDPKSSSYELNEKDQVLLYSFPDQYLPESVLNQLLVRFISWSVEKEFGIHNIQYGFGQFALGKFQVYRLVYNQKFSQLKLIVSQLESCWQEKKLQHSILESFQELLLQLENSLQELMDFYLPSATKPVVFVSCPYCPLNDPPHVPYSKDEMYLYCCKRNPVVEIPKARYIPCGIDSKGLCSQVVTCDVTDHEQMHFNSDAEELSISDMKLINDIIVPKVSAYWHVVLVYLEYDVAFKKELEKKHKGDP